Proteins from a genomic interval of Watersipora subatra chromosome 10, tzWatSuba1.1, whole genome shotgun sequence:
- the LOC137406271 gene encoding POU domain, class 4, transcription factor 1-like, whose amino-acid sequence MYSHSSTAASMLPQMTMSHPVMHNLQEIDCDPRELEGFAERFKQRRIKLGVTQADVGKALGNLKLPGVGSLSQSTICRFESLTLSHNNMVALKPVLSAWLDDAERVAREKQNSLMIDGLALDKKRKRTSIAAPEKRSLEAYFGIQPRPSGEKIAQIADKLDLRKNVVRVWFCNQRQKQKRMKFAATGQQH is encoded by the exons ATGTACTCCCATAGCAGCACTGCCGCCAGCATGCTGCCACAAATGACCATGTCTCACCCGGTCATGCACAACCTACAAGAA ATTGACTGTGATCCAAGAGAACTGGAGGGCTTTGCTGAAAGGTTTAAGCAGAGAAGAATTAAGCTCGGGGTCACTCAGGCTGATGTAG gGAAGGCTCTAGGAAACCTGAAGCTACCAGGAGTCGGGTCACTGAGCCAGAGTACAATCTGTAGATTTGagtctctcactctctctcacaaCAATATGGTCGCCTTGAAACCTGTTTTGTCCGCTTGGTTAGACGATGCGGAGAGAGTCGCGAGAGAAAAGCAAAATAGCCTGATGATCGACGGTCTGGCATTAGACAAGAAGAGGAAGCGTACTAGCATAGCCGCCCCAGAGAAAAGGAGTCTAGAAGCATACTTCGGTATTCAACCTCGACCTTCGGGTGAAAAGATTGCTCAAATTGCCGACAAACTTGATCTGAGAAAAAACGTTGTTCGAGTTTGGTTTTGTAATCagagacaaaaacagaaaagaaTGAAATTCGCTGCCACCGGTCAGCAACATTAG